Proteins encoded together in one Lathyrus oleraceus cultivar Zhongwan6 chromosome 5, CAAS_Psat_ZW6_1.0, whole genome shotgun sequence window:
- the LOC127078454 gene encoding uncharacterized protein LOC127078454, which yields MELIKAVGLMKNVTALPQCYEGLVKEFIVNIPDESYGKSSREVCKVVVRGKCVNLSPIIINRFLERGTNEGVYLEATNNEICRMITAGQVNEWPSRKHLAASKLTVKHASTNAIKLPIAFPSIICGIILSQQLGTLRTSDIPSRRKTPLSIHYKLFEESHVNDVMTSARRESASKGSLIDQLKETCKELDNGIKVAKARKEALEVLICSLEREGREKAGKESNTRSQSYSGSSEDSEGVAEDEDEVLMMPVS from the exons ATGGAGCTAATCAAGGCAGTTGGTCTAATGAAAAATGTGACTGCTCTGCCTCAATGCTATGAAGGGctagtcaaagaattcattgtaaACATTCCTGATGAGAGTTATGGAAAAAGCAGCAGGGAGGTCTGCAAAGTGGTTGTTAGGGGTAAGTGTGTGAATCTTTCACCAATCATCATCAACAGGTTCCTGGAAAGAGGAACTAATGAAGGAGTATATCTAGAGGCCACAAATAATGAGATCTGTAGGATgattacagctggccaagttaatGAATGGCCCAGTAGGAAACACCTTGCAGCTAGTAAACTAACTGTCAA ACATGCTTCCACCAATGCTATAAAGTTGCCCATTGCTTTCCCATCTATCATCTGTGGGATCATCCTGAGTCAACAACTAGGAACCCTGAGGACAAGTGATATTCCTAGCAGGAGGAAAACCCCTTTGTCCATCCATTACAAGCTGTTTGAGGaaagtcatgtcaatgatgtcatgacatctgccagaagggagtCTGCATCCAAAGGAAGTCTCATTGACCAACTGAAAGAGACCTGCAAGGAATTGGACAATGGAATAAAGGTGGCAAAAGCTAGAAAAGAGGCTTTAGAAGTTCTCATCTGTAGCCTGGAAAGGGAAGGCAGAGAAAAGGCTGGAAAGGAATCAAATACAAGATCCCAATCCTATTCTGGAAGCTCAGAAGACTCTGAAGGTGTagctgaagatgaagatgaag tcctcatgATGCCTGTTTcgtaa